In Acidobacteriota bacterium, a single window of DNA contains:
- a CDS encoding N-acetyltransferase family protein: MITIRLAAAADLPFIAAVMNHYIATSTCTFHLEPRTAEEYAAWFRDRTDLHPVTVAQVDGTAAGFAYLSPWRPREAYRRSVEGSVYVHPERHRRGIGRALLADLVERARSLGHRTLIGGACTEAEASLALQRALGFRTVGVLKEVGYKFGRWLDVEHTQLML, encoded by the coding sequence ATGATCACCATTCGGCTGGCCGCTGCGGCGGACCTGCCCTTCATCGCCGCGGTCATGAACCACTACATCGCGACGTCGACGTGCACGTTCCATCTCGAGCCGCGCACCGCGGAGGAGTACGCGGCGTGGTTCCGCGACCGCACCGACCTCCATCCGGTGACAGTGGCGCAAGTCGATGGCACGGCCGCCGGATTCGCGTACCTCTCGCCGTGGCGACCGCGCGAGGCGTACCGGCGTTCGGTCGAGGGTTCGGTCTACGTCCACCCGGAGCGGCATCGCCGGGGCATCGGGCGAGCGCTGCTGGCGGACCTCGTCGAACGGGCGCGTTCACTCGGTCACCGCACCCTGATTGGCGGCGCCTGCACCGAGGCCGAGGCCAGCCTGGCCCTGCAGCGCGCGCTCGGCTTCAGGACGGTCGGCGTGCTGAAGGAGGTCGGCTACAAGTTCGGCCGCTGGCTCGACGTCGAGCACACGCAGTTGATGCTGTGA
- a CDS encoding type II toxin-antitoxin system VapC family toxin — MTGVEALFVDANVFMYLAGSDPVLRTRCREALRAADEQEMALVTSAEVLQEILHRYSALDRPDDARVVYDSATAICSDIVPITERETERALELLLRHSRLPARDALHVATMETNGIHRILSADRHFDRLEAVERVDPADLARPA; from the coding sequence ATGACCGGGGTAGAGGCTCTCTTCGTCGACGCCAACGTCTTCATGTACCTGGCCGGCAGCGATCCGGTCCTCCGCACGCGATGCCGGGAAGCCCTCCGCGCGGCGGACGAGCAGGAGATGGCGCTCGTGACCAGCGCGGAGGTGTTGCAGGAGATTCTCCATCGGTACTCCGCGCTGGATCGCCCCGACGACGCCCGAGTGGTCTACGACTCGGCGACCGCCATCTGCTCGGACATCGTGCCCATCACGGAGCGGGAAACGGAACGTGCGCTCGAGCTGCTCCTGCGGCACTCGCGCCTGCCGGCGCGCGATGCCCTGCACGTAGCGACCATGGAGACCAACGGTATCCACCGGATTCTCTCGGCGGACCGGCACTTCGACCGACTGGAAGCAGTGGAGCGCGTCGACCCGGCCGACCTGGCCCGGCCGGCATAG
- a CDS encoding DUF1552 domain-containing protein has product MIITRKTLPRRTFLRGAGAALALPMLDAMAPALTGIGAVRAAEPVRRLGWVYLPNGMAMESWTPAAKTALELSPTLSPLGDYRDRMVVLSGLAQGQAEALGDGNGEHTRATATWLNGVHPKETEGADVRAGMTADQIAAAQLGRTTPLPSLELAIDRDFLVGNCENGYSCIYMNTIAWRDSTTPLPMENNPRVVFERLFGEGGSTAERRAQFRKDRSILDAITDDLARLRREVGAGDRARVTQYLDAVRAIERRIQLSEQSDTELPELARPIGIPEAYPEHVGLMFDLTALAWQADITRVFTFMLGRELNGRAYPEIGIPESHHGISHHRYDPLKLAQLAKINTYHVTLFRGFLETLASTPDGDGSLLDHSLLLYGASLSDSNKHLHYDLPLMLVGGSGGHLKGGRHLVYPRDTPMTNLLVSQLDKAGVRLDDGLGDSTGRLKELARLADV; this is encoded by the coding sequence ATGATCATCACCAGGAAGACGCTGCCGCGGCGCACGTTCCTCCGCGGCGCCGGGGCTGCGCTTGCGCTGCCGATGCTGGATGCGATGGCGCCGGCGCTGACCGGGATCGGCGCAGTGCGTGCGGCGGAGCCGGTGCGCCGGCTGGGCTGGGTCTATCTGCCGAACGGCATGGCGATGGAGTCGTGGACGCCGGCGGCGAAGACCGCGCTGGAGCTGTCGCCCACGCTCAGCCCGCTCGGCGACTACCGCGACCGGATGGTGGTGCTCAGCGGGCTGGCCCAGGGGCAGGCCGAGGCGCTCGGCGACGGCAACGGCGAGCACACGCGGGCGACGGCGACCTGGCTGAACGGCGTCCACCCGAAGGAGACCGAGGGGGCCGACGTGCGGGCGGGGATGACCGCCGATCAGATCGCGGCGGCGCAGCTCGGCCGGACGACGCCGCTGCCGTCGCTGGAGCTGGCCATCGACCGCGACTTCCTGGTGGGCAACTGCGAGAACGGCTATAGCTGCATCTACATGAACACCATCGCGTGGCGCGATTCGACGACGCCGCTGCCGATGGAGAACAACCCGCGCGTCGTCTTCGAGCGGCTCTTCGGCGAGGGCGGCTCCACGGCCGAGCGGCGGGCGCAGTTCCGCAAGGACCGCAGCATCCTGGACGCCATCACCGACGACCTCGCGCGGCTGCGGCGGGAGGTCGGCGCGGGCGACCGGGCGCGGGTGACGCAGTACCTCGACGCGGTGCGCGCCATCGAGCGGCGCATCCAGCTCTCCGAGCAGAGCGACACCGAACTGCCGGAGCTGGCCCGGCCGATCGGCATCCCGGAAGCCTATCCCGAGCACGTCGGCCTGATGTTCGACCTGACGGCGCTGGCCTGGCAGGCGGACATCACCCGGGTGTTCACCTTCATGCTGGGCCGCGAGCTGAACGGCCGCGCCTATCCGGAGATCGGCATTCCGGAGTCGCACCACGGCATCTCGCATCACCGCTACGACCCGCTGAAGCTGGCCCAGCTCGCGAAGATCAACACGTATCACGTCACGCTCTTCCGAGGCTTCCTGGAGACGCTGGCCTCGACGCCGGACGGTGACGGCTCGCTGCTCGACCACTCGCTGCTGCTGTACGGGGCGTCGCTGAGCGACAGCAACAAGCACCTGCACTACGACCTGCCGCTGATGCTGGTCGGCGGCAGCGGCGGACACCTGAAGGGCGGGCGGCACCTCGTGTATCCGCGGGACACGCCGATGACGAACCTGCTCGTCAGCCAGCTCGACAAGGCCGGCGTGCGGCTCGACGACGGGCTCGGCGACAGCACGGGGCGGCTGAAGGAGCTGGCGCGGTTGGCGGATGTGTAG